A stretch of Henckelia pumila isolate YLH828 chromosome 4, ASM3356847v2, whole genome shotgun sequence DNA encodes these proteins:
- the LOC140862716 gene encoding uncharacterized protein has translation MQFRRPPPTEYCVEDEPKMIVFSHLTPERRRKVLRSSAVSTPFHAPMYGTNTALQGQEFEKRYLLRVRRDWPKVEMEKRKLRAKQKHGKYDRNFFHTLMTPEQWLEYDHMTECIRGLLSLQKLYPEILAENVSLMNVNFAQLFQIEYSSMDKPIDVEQLTSHITGCVEDWPSSSWWSSNISATTRSNFDKAVKGVISLVPETLRSLDFEGAERRWTCVRLCAFPQQKTSGECGLYALRSIAAEMSNGDPYQLNDDVIADFRKFLTTAIWLNDWSLPAIDKI, from the exons ATGCAATTTCGACGACCACCACCTACCG AATACTGTGTTGAGGATGAGCCGAAGATGATTGTATTCAGTCACCTGACACCCGAGCGCAGGAGGAAGGTGCTGAGATCATCTGCCGTTTCAACCCCCTTTCACGCACCCATGTATGGCACCAACACTGCACTTCAAGGTCAAGAGTTTGAGAAGCGGTACTTGCTTAGAGTCAGGCGTGATTGGCCCAAGGTTGAGATGGAGAAAAGGAAATTGCGGGCCAAACAAAAACATGGGAAATATGATCGAAACTTTTTTCATACTCTTATGACCCCTGAACAGTGGTTAGAATATGAT CATATGACAGAGTGTATTCGTGGCCTCCTGAGCTTACAGAAGTTGTACCCAGAAATATTAGCTGAGAACGTTTCTTTGATGAACGTTAATTTCGCACAGTTGTTCCAAATAGAGTACTCAAGCATGGACAAGCCAATTGACGTTGAGCAACTCACAAGCCACATTACTGGATGTGTAGAAGATTGGCCCTCGTCCTCTTGGTGGTCTTCGA ATATAAGTGCGACAACTCGGAGCAACTTCGACAAAGCTGTGAAGGGCGTCATTAGCTTGGTCCCGGAAACTCTGAGATCCCTGGATTTTGAAGGTGCAGAAAGGAGATGGACGTGCGTTAGGTTGTGTGCATTTCCCCAGCAAAAAACAAG TGGCGAGTGTGGTTTGTATGCTTTGAGGTCAATTGCTGCTGAGATGAGCAATGGCGATCCATATCAACTGAATGATGATGTCATTGCCGATTTCAGAAAATTTTTGACCACAGCGATTTGGCTCAATGACTGGTCCCTTCCAGCTATTGATAAGATTTGA